A genomic window from Triticum urartu cultivar G1812 chromosome 7, Tu2.1, whole genome shotgun sequence includes:
- the LOC125517946 gene encoding general transcription and DNA repair factor IIH subunit TFB1-1-like isoform X2, with translation MGTMTIGARYKATLKDRGTGGVLRMSEDKLTFTPNDPRSLMKLSVDFRTIKGHKFNKVDGSKPTPALLNLSKDSDKGGGYIFEFENVGNRDLCRDFVARVLGKHQGTVPARPNVPPEISAVSTGPEQLSSAEMERRMKLLREDSELQKLHKKFVLGNILQESEFWATRKNLLDDETNKASKQKPGFKSAMLADVRPSADGQTNKVTFSLTTEIIHQIFAEKPAVHRAFLDYVPKKLSEKDFWTKYCRAEYLLRTKNTLAAKAEAADDEELAMFLKNDDILAKEAKLKIKRVDPTLDMEADAGDDYIHLLDHGILRDGSRDTTDTDSELARRTLSQDLNRHAAVVLEGRSTDIESTDTKTVAEALARSKKEPPPSSVADDASHERLVKVARMTEIEDLQAPRSLPYAPLCIKDPREYFDSQQANALRPLGSNDGRKARSCSLSTDDTFHHLMDQISSVKMNCPVVQSDVALKVLSELNEGISRSRRLNLKNPQDSLLGRLPHRTRDELMDHWTAIQELLCHFWSSYPITTTVLSNKVQRLKDAMTQIYQKLQDIKESAQPDVRHEISQLALDAAFNHEQQQKSLKAGSKPNGF, from the exons ATGGGGACCATGACGATCGGTGCCAGGTACAAGGCCACGCTCAAGGACCGCGGCACCGGCGGCGTCCTCCGCATG AGTGAAGATAAGTTAACATTTACTCCTAATGATCCACGCTCACTAATGAAGCTCAGTGTCGATTTTCGGACCATCAAAG GCCATAAGTTCAACAAGGTAGATGGTAGCAAACCAACACCGGCATTATTGAATCTTTCAAAAGATTCTGACAAG GGGGGAGGCTATATTTTTGAGTTTGAGAATGTTGGTAACCGTGATTTGTGTCGCGACTTTGTAG CTAGGGTTTTAGGCAAACATCAAGGTACTGTGCCTGCTAGACCAAATGTACCTCCTGAGATATCAGCTGTGTCAACTGGTCCAGAACAGCTCAGTTCTGCCGAAATGGAACGGCGAATGAAATTGCTACGAGAAGACAG TGAACTGCAGAAGTTACATAAGAAGTTTGTGCTTGGTAATATTCTCCAAGAGTCTGAATTTTGGGCAACAAGAAAG AATTTACTTGACGATGAAACAAACAAAGCATCAAAACAAAAGCCAGGTTTCAAAAGTGCCATGCTAGCTGATGTTAGGCCATCAGCTGATGGACAG ACAAACAAGGTTACTTTCAGTCTGACTACTGAGATTATCCATCAG ATTTTTGCAGAAAAGCCAGCCGTGCATCGGGCATTTTTAGATTATGTCCCGAAGAAG TTGTCAGAAAAGGATTTTTGGACAAAGTACTGTAGAGCTGAGTATCTACTTAGAACAAAAAATACTTTAGCGGCAAAAGCTGAGGCCGCTGATGATGAGGAATTAGCCATGTTTTTGAAAAATGATGATATACTTGCCAAGGAGGCAAAGCTCAAG ATAAAACGAGTTGATCCAACATTAGACATGGAGGCAGATGCAGGAGATGACTACATCCATCTTCTG GATCACGGGATTCTCCGTGATGGCAGCAGAGACACAACTGATACTGATAGCGAGTTGGCTAGGAGAACACTTTCTCAGGATCTGAATCGGCATGCTGCTGTTGTTCTTGAAGGGAGATCAACAG ATATTGAATCAACTGATACGAAGACTGTGGCTGAAGCACTTGCACGGTCCAAGAAGG AACCACCTCCTAGCTCTGTTGCTGATGATGCTAGTCATGAGAGATTGGTAAAGGTGGCCCGCATGACTGAGATAGAGGATCTGCAAGCTCCACGAAGTCTCCCATACGCTCCACTTTGTATAAAG GATCCTCGAGAATATTTTGATTCTCAGCAAGCCAATGCTCTGAGACCTTTAGGTAGCAACGATGGAAGAAAGGCCCGCAGCTGCAGCCTGAGCACCGATGATACATTCCATCATTTAATGGATCAAATATCTTCCGTGAAAATGAACTGTCCGGTTGTTCAGTCAGATGTTGCTCTAAAG GTTCTTAGTGAATTGAATGAAGGAATTTCACGTTCACGGAGGCTTAATCTTAAGAATCCCCAAGACAGTCTCCTTGGTCGTCTTCCTCACCGAACACGAGATGAACTTATGGAT CATTGGACGGCTATCCAGGAGTTGCTGTGCCATTTTTGGTCATCATACCCAATAACAACCACAGTCCTTTCTAATAAG GTTCAACGGCTTAAGGATGCAATGACACAGATATATCAGAAATTACAG GATATAAAGGAATCAGCACAGCCTGATGTACGGCATGAAATATCTCAACTC GCGCTGGATGCTGCATTCAACCATGAGCAGCAGCAGAAATCTTTAAAGGCCGGGAGCAAGCCCAATGGGTTTTGA
- the LOC125517946 gene encoding general transcription and DNA repair factor IIH subunit TFB1-1-like isoform X1 → MGTMTIGARYKATLKDRGTGGVLRMSEDKLTFTPNDPRSLMKLSVDFRTIKGHKFNKVDGSKPTPALLNLSKDSDKGGGYIFEFENVGNRDLCRDFVARVLGKHQGTVPARPNVPPEISAVSTGPEQLSSAEMERRMKLLREDSELQKLHKKFVLGNILQESEFWATRKNLLDDETNKASKQKPGFKSAMLADVRPSADGQTNKVTFSLTTEIIHQIFAEKPAVHRAFLDYVPKKLSEKDFWTKYCRAEYLLRTKNTLAAKAEAADDEELAMFLKNDDILAKEAKLKIKRVDPTLDMEADAGDDYIHLLDHGILRDGSRDTTDTDSELARRTLSQDLNRHAAVVLEGRSTDIESTDTKTVAEALARSKKEPPPSSVADDASHERLVKVARMTEIEDLQAPRSLPYAPLCIKDPREYFDSQQANALRPLGSNDGRKARSCSLSTDDTFHHLMDQISSVKMNCPVVQSDVALKVLSELNEGISRSRRLNLKNPQDSLLGRLPHRTRDELMDHWTAIQELLCHFWSSYPITTTVLSNKVQRLKDAMTQIYQKLQDIKESAQPDVRHEISQLVKPMTQALDAAFNHEQQQKSLKAGSKPNGF, encoded by the exons ATGGGGACCATGACGATCGGTGCCAGGTACAAGGCCACGCTCAAGGACCGCGGCACCGGCGGCGTCCTCCGCATG AGTGAAGATAAGTTAACATTTACTCCTAATGATCCACGCTCACTAATGAAGCTCAGTGTCGATTTTCGGACCATCAAAG GCCATAAGTTCAACAAGGTAGATGGTAGCAAACCAACACCGGCATTATTGAATCTTTCAAAAGATTCTGACAAG GGGGGAGGCTATATTTTTGAGTTTGAGAATGTTGGTAACCGTGATTTGTGTCGCGACTTTGTAG CTAGGGTTTTAGGCAAACATCAAGGTACTGTGCCTGCTAGACCAAATGTACCTCCTGAGATATCAGCTGTGTCAACTGGTCCAGAACAGCTCAGTTCTGCCGAAATGGAACGGCGAATGAAATTGCTACGAGAAGACAG TGAACTGCAGAAGTTACATAAGAAGTTTGTGCTTGGTAATATTCTCCAAGAGTCTGAATTTTGGGCAACAAGAAAG AATTTACTTGACGATGAAACAAACAAAGCATCAAAACAAAAGCCAGGTTTCAAAAGTGCCATGCTAGCTGATGTTAGGCCATCAGCTGATGGACAG ACAAACAAGGTTACTTTCAGTCTGACTACTGAGATTATCCATCAG ATTTTTGCAGAAAAGCCAGCCGTGCATCGGGCATTTTTAGATTATGTCCCGAAGAAG TTGTCAGAAAAGGATTTTTGGACAAAGTACTGTAGAGCTGAGTATCTACTTAGAACAAAAAATACTTTAGCGGCAAAAGCTGAGGCCGCTGATGATGAGGAATTAGCCATGTTTTTGAAAAATGATGATATACTTGCCAAGGAGGCAAAGCTCAAG ATAAAACGAGTTGATCCAACATTAGACATGGAGGCAGATGCAGGAGATGACTACATCCATCTTCTG GATCACGGGATTCTCCGTGATGGCAGCAGAGACACAACTGATACTGATAGCGAGTTGGCTAGGAGAACACTTTCTCAGGATCTGAATCGGCATGCTGCTGTTGTTCTTGAAGGGAGATCAACAG ATATTGAATCAACTGATACGAAGACTGTGGCTGAAGCACTTGCACGGTCCAAGAAGG AACCACCTCCTAGCTCTGTTGCTGATGATGCTAGTCATGAGAGATTGGTAAAGGTGGCCCGCATGACTGAGATAGAGGATCTGCAAGCTCCACGAAGTCTCCCATACGCTCCACTTTGTATAAAG GATCCTCGAGAATATTTTGATTCTCAGCAAGCCAATGCTCTGAGACCTTTAGGTAGCAACGATGGAAGAAAGGCCCGCAGCTGCAGCCTGAGCACCGATGATACATTCCATCATTTAATGGATCAAATATCTTCCGTGAAAATGAACTGTCCGGTTGTTCAGTCAGATGTTGCTCTAAAG GTTCTTAGTGAATTGAATGAAGGAATTTCACGTTCACGGAGGCTTAATCTTAAGAATCCCCAAGACAGTCTCCTTGGTCGTCTTCCTCACCGAACACGAGATGAACTTATGGAT CATTGGACGGCTATCCAGGAGTTGCTGTGCCATTTTTGGTCATCATACCCAATAACAACCACAGTCCTTTCTAATAAG GTTCAACGGCTTAAGGATGCAATGACACAGATATATCAGAAATTACAG GATATAAAGGAATCAGCACAGCCTGATGTACGGCATGAAATATCTCAACTCGTAAAGCCCATGACTCAG GCGCTGGATGCTGCATTCAACCATGAGCAGCAGCAGAAATCTTTAAAGGCCGGGAGCAAGCCCAATGGGTTTTGA
- the LOC125517946 gene encoding general transcription and DNA repair factor IIH subunit TFB1-1-like isoform X3 — MGTMTIGARYKATLKDRGTGGVLRMSEDKLTFTPNDPRSLMKLSVDFRTIKGHKFNKVDGSKPTPALLNLSKDSDKGGGYIFEFENVGNRDLCRDFVARVLGKHQGTVPARPNVPPEISAVSTGPEQLSSAEMERRMKLLREDSELQKLHKKFVLGNILQESEFWATRKNLLDDETNKASKQKPGFKSAMLADVRPSADGQTNKVTFSLTTEIIHQIFAEKPAVHRAFLDYVPKKLSEKDFWTKYCRAEYLLRTKNTLAAKAEAADDEELAMFLKNDDILAKEAKLKIKRVDPTLDMEADAGDDYIHLLDHGILRDGSRDTTDTDSELARRTLSQDLNRHAAVVLEGRSTDIESTDTKTVAEALARSKKEPPPSSVADDASHERLVKVARMTEIEDLQAPRSLPYAPLCIKDPREYFDSQQANALRPLGSNDGRKARSCSLSTDDTFHHLMDQISSVKMNCPVVQSDVALKENLTYLHGMGLGS, encoded by the exons ATGGGGACCATGACGATCGGTGCCAGGTACAAGGCCACGCTCAAGGACCGCGGCACCGGCGGCGTCCTCCGCATG AGTGAAGATAAGTTAACATTTACTCCTAATGATCCACGCTCACTAATGAAGCTCAGTGTCGATTTTCGGACCATCAAAG GCCATAAGTTCAACAAGGTAGATGGTAGCAAACCAACACCGGCATTATTGAATCTTTCAAAAGATTCTGACAAG GGGGGAGGCTATATTTTTGAGTTTGAGAATGTTGGTAACCGTGATTTGTGTCGCGACTTTGTAG CTAGGGTTTTAGGCAAACATCAAGGTACTGTGCCTGCTAGACCAAATGTACCTCCTGAGATATCAGCTGTGTCAACTGGTCCAGAACAGCTCAGTTCTGCCGAAATGGAACGGCGAATGAAATTGCTACGAGAAGACAG TGAACTGCAGAAGTTACATAAGAAGTTTGTGCTTGGTAATATTCTCCAAGAGTCTGAATTTTGGGCAACAAGAAAG AATTTACTTGACGATGAAACAAACAAAGCATCAAAACAAAAGCCAGGTTTCAAAAGTGCCATGCTAGCTGATGTTAGGCCATCAGCTGATGGACAG ACAAACAAGGTTACTTTCAGTCTGACTACTGAGATTATCCATCAG ATTTTTGCAGAAAAGCCAGCCGTGCATCGGGCATTTTTAGATTATGTCCCGAAGAAG TTGTCAGAAAAGGATTTTTGGACAAAGTACTGTAGAGCTGAGTATCTACTTAGAACAAAAAATACTTTAGCGGCAAAAGCTGAGGCCGCTGATGATGAGGAATTAGCCATGTTTTTGAAAAATGATGATATACTTGCCAAGGAGGCAAAGCTCAAG ATAAAACGAGTTGATCCAACATTAGACATGGAGGCAGATGCAGGAGATGACTACATCCATCTTCTG GATCACGGGATTCTCCGTGATGGCAGCAGAGACACAACTGATACTGATAGCGAGTTGGCTAGGAGAACACTTTCTCAGGATCTGAATCGGCATGCTGCTGTTGTTCTTGAAGGGAGATCAACAG ATATTGAATCAACTGATACGAAGACTGTGGCTGAAGCACTTGCACGGTCCAAGAAGG AACCACCTCCTAGCTCTGTTGCTGATGATGCTAGTCATGAGAGATTGGTAAAGGTGGCCCGCATGACTGAGATAGAGGATCTGCAAGCTCCACGAAGTCTCCCATACGCTCCACTTTGTATAAAG GATCCTCGAGAATATTTTGATTCTCAGCAAGCCAATGCTCTGAGACCTTTAGGTAGCAACGATGGAAGAAAGGCCCGCAGCTGCAGCCTGAGCACCGATGATACATTCCATCATTTAATGGATCAAATATCTTCCGTGAAAATGAACTGTCCGGTTGTTCAGTCAGATGTTGCTCTAAAG GAAAACCTAACTTACCTACATGGTATGGGCCTAGGTTCTTAG